Genomic DNA from Desulfuromonas sp. TF:
TTGCCGATCCAACGCCGACGGTGCTCACAACGGAGCCGGCGAATCTCGCCGAAAATGTCCTTCCCGACACCGTCTTGAAGGCCACCTTCAGCGAAGCCGTGGTCGCCTCCTCGGTCAATGCAGCCACCTTCCTGCTTGCGAACGCGGGCGGTGCGGTTGCGGGAGAGGTCGCCTACAGCGCCGCCGATACATCCGCCACCTTCACCCCGGCCGCTCCTCTGGCTCCCGGCCCCTATACCGCCACCATCAGCGGCATAAAGGACCCGAACGGTAATCTCATCAATCACCCCTGGAATTTCACTGTCGTCGTCCAGTAAAGGCACCGGGAAAATTCCCGAAAAAAAACGCCTGGGAGTAAAAACAGAAAGGCCCACCCTGAAACAGGGGTGGGCCTTTGACTTATAGCTGTAGTCTGAAACGTTACCGGCTCCGGTACTCGATGATCGGTTCCCTCCTGGTCTTCCCCGCCGGCGCTCTCTTCTCCGAGGGGCGGCCTTTCGTGCCGCGTTTCCATTCTCCCGGACCGGCGCTTTTGCCGCTGCGCCCAGGAGAGGGCCTTCCGGCTTTCTTCGCCGGTTTGGTCATGAGAGGACGTTTCGGCTCGAGGCCGGGGATCACATGCTGAGCGAGGTCGCGCCCGAGGTAGCGCTGAATCCGCTGCAGGGCGCCGATATCTCCGCGCGAGGCCAGGGAAATAGCCGTCCCGTTGGCGCCGGCCCGGCCGGTGCGGCCGATGCGGTGGACGTAGTCCTCGGCGAAGAGAGGAAGGTCGAAATTGATGACGTGGCTGATGCCGCTGACGTCGATCCCCCGGGCGGCGACGTCGGTAGCCACCAGCAGCCGGATTTTACCCTGGCGCAGGTCGCGCACCGTGCGGTTGCGGGCGACCTGGTTCATGTCGCCGTGCAGGGCCGCGGCCCGGTGCCCTCCAGCGGTCAGTTCCCGCGCCAGGCGGTCGGCATCGCGCTTGGTGGCGGAGAAGATAATGGCCTGGTTCAGGGTGCTGTCGGTGATCACATGCTCGAGGATGCGCTGCTTGTGCGCCATGTCGTCCGCCAGATGCAGACGCTGCTCGATCTTGGTGTCGGTCGGTTGGGGCTCTGAAAGGTCGAGGCGCACCGGCTCCTTGAGCAGTCGCGAGGCAAGCGCGGCCATGGTCCGGTCCATGG
This window encodes:
- a CDS encoding DEAD/DEAH box helicase; this encodes MSFTELELAAPILQAITACGYTEPTPIQAQAIPLALAGKDLVASARTGTGKTAAFMLPALQLLSVFKKGGRGAPRVLVLTPTRELASQVTDATRNYGKFLRLKSAVILGGTPYREQFRSLAQPLDLVVATPGRLVDHLQRGSIDLSRVEILVLDEADRMLDMGFQDDMEKITAATPAERQTLMFTATMDRTMAALASRLLKEPVRLDLSEPQPTDTKIEQRLHLADDMAHKQRILEHVITDSTLNQAIIFSATKRDADRLARELTAGGHRAAALHGDMNQVARNRTVRDLRQGKIRLLVATDVAARGIDVSGISHVINFDLPLFAEDYVHRIGRTGRAGANGTAISLASRGDIGALQRIQRYLGRDLAQHVIPGLEPKRPLMTKPAKKAGRPSPGRSGKSAGPGEWKRGTKGRPSEKRAPAGKTRREPIIEYRSR